One window of Dendropsophus ebraccatus isolate aDenEbr1 chromosome 13, aDenEbr1.pat, whole genome shotgun sequence genomic DNA carries:
- the RPUSD2 gene encoding pseudouridylate synthase RPUSD2: MLAVWSGRTGRLWVGRRALSDMSLKPGEPAGEGGKRGGRKRKPRGEAGEGRYVPPPTKRRAGVSFGDEHFRETESYIESGLRKVRPYYFDFETYCKGRWVGRSLLDVFSKEFRSEPLEYYRRAARAGRLRLNHNTVTELSVVLKDNDFLRNTVHRHEPPVTAQPLGILAESEDMVVVDKPSSLPVHPCGRFRHNTVIFILGKEHNMKELHTIHRLDRLTSGVLMFAKTSEVSKKMAELVRERKVEKEYVCRVCGEFPEETVTCEEPILVVSYKIGVCRVHPKGKASKTVFQRLSYNGRSSVVKCFPYTGRTHQIRVHLQYLGHPIVNDPIYNTEAWGPNRGKGGAINKTDEELLRTLIEEHKAKQSLDILDVGEDDLVGSSGRSEEAASDAVTGDTDPAGTPHQGADSAGTCHQGTDSACSHHQGTDLACSHHQGMDSAGTHHQGADPAGTHQGTDSVCTHQGADLAGTPHQGADSASSHHQGADPTGTRHHQGTDSACTHQGADPAGTPHQGADSAGSHHQGADPTGTRHHQGTDSACTHQGADPAGNQGTDPVLVKDCEGQEEGVGKVASGADTAEKGQGLVDPLCGECKLTRPDPSPKDLIMYLHALRYKGEDFDYSTELPEWAKDHWTDD, encoded by the exons ATGCTCGCGGTGTGGAGCGGCAGGACAGGACGGCTGTGGGTTGGCAGGAGGGCGCTGTCTGACATGTCACTGAAACCAGGCGAGCcggcgggggagggagggaagcgcGGGGGGCGGAAGAGGAAGCCCCGCGGGGAGGCCGGAGAGGGGCGCTACGTGCCGCCGCCCACCAAGCGGAGAGCCGGGGTCAGCTTCGGGGACGAGCACTTCAGAGAGACCGAGTCGTACATAGAGAGCGGCCTGCGGAAGGTCCGCCCATATTACTTCGACTTCGAGACGTACTGTAAGGGGCGCTGGGTGGGGCGGAGCCTGCTGGACGTCTTCAGTAAGGAGTTCCGCTCCGAGCCGCTGGAGTATTACCGGAGGGCGGCCCGGGCCGGGAGGCTGCGGCTCAACCACAACACGGTCACCGAGCTCAGCGTCGTGCTGAAG GATAATGACTTCCTCAGGAACACTGTGCATCGGCACGAGCCCCCAGTGACGGCTCAGCCCCTGGGTATCCTGGCCGAGAGCGAGGACATGGTGGTGGTGGACAAGCCCTCGTCTCTGCCCGTCCATCCCTGCGGCCGTTTCCGCCACAACACCGTCATTTTTATTTTGGGCAAAGAGCACAACATGAAGGAGCTGCACACCATTCACCGGCTGGACCGGCTGACCTCCGGGGTCCTCATGTTTGCCAAGACCTCTGAGGTGTCCAAGAAGATGGCCGAGCTAGTGCGAGAGAGGAAG GTGGAGAAGGAATACGTGTGCAGAGTGTGCGGAGAGTTCCCGGAGGAGACGGTGACCTGCGAGGAGCCCATACTGGTCGTCTCCTATAAGATCGGCGTATGTCGTGTCCATCCCAAAGGCAAAGCCTCCAAAACCGTCTTCCAGAGACTCAGCTACAACGGCCGATCCAGCGTGGTCAAGTGCTTCCCCTACACCGGGCGGACACATCAGATCCGTGTCCATCTACAGTACCTGGGACATCCCATAGTCAACGACCCCATCTACAACACGGAGGCCTGGGGGCCGAACCGAGGGAAAGGGGGCGCTATCAACAAGACGGACGAAGAACTCCTGCGGACTCTGATAGAGGAACACAAGGCCAAGCAGAGCCTGGATATCCTGGACGTAGGGGAGGATGACCTAGTAGGGAGTAGTGGTCGGAGCGAGGAGGCGGCATCAGATGCTGTGACGGGGGACACAGACCCGGCTGGTACTCCTCATCAGGGTGCGGACTCAGCTGGTACTTGTCATCAGGGCACAGACTCAGCATGTAGTCATCATCAGGGCACAGACTTAGCATGTAGTCATCATCAGGGCATGGACTCGGCTGGTACTCATCATCAGGGCGCAGACCCAGCCGGTACTCATCAGGGCACAGACTCAGTGTGTACTCATCAGGGTGCAGACCTGGCTGGTACTCCTCATCAGGGTGCGGACTCAGCCAGTAGTCATCATCAGGGTGCGGACCCAACTGGTACTCGTCATCATCAGGGCACAGACTCAGCGTGTACTCATCAGGGTGCGGACCCGGCTGGTACTCCTCATCAGGGTGCGGACTCAGCCGGTAGTCATCATCAGGGTGCGGACCCAACTGGTACTCGTCATCATCAGGGCACAGACTCAGCGTGTACTCATCAGGGTGCGGACCCGGCTGGTAATCAAGGCACGGACCCGGTGTTGGTTAAGGATTGTGAGGGTCAGGAGGAGGGTGTAGGTAAAGTTGCATCAGGTGCTGATACTGCGGAGAAGGGGCAAGGACTTGTAGACCCCCTATGTGGAGAATGTAAGTTGACCAGGCCCGACCCTTCTCCCAAAGATCTCATCATGTATCTTCACGCCCTGCGGTATAAAGGGGAGGATTTTGACTATTCTACTGAATTACCAGAATGGGCCAAAGACCACTGGACAGATGactag